The following are encoded together in the Nocardioides okcheonensis genome:
- a CDS encoding sulfite exporter TauE/SafE family protein: MDWITATFFSILAAGFLVGIVVGLTGMGGGALMTPALLFLGVGSPAVVVTADLTAAAIYKTGGAIVHKREGSPNMQLAKWLMIGSIPMALLGPHLVSWFTDDIDELNHVLIICIGFALLLAAATYALRLYVNLLRVRSGRHATDDNPAVRVVPTLLVGMLGGLLVGVTSVGSGSVIMIALLMLYPGLSAVKLVGTDLVQAVPLVLAAAISNIALHGIDWGILTPLVIGSVPGTILGSLLAPRVPQSFIRRGIVVVLTMSGVALLDKSGWAPLGVDETHPMLIAGIGLAVLVVLPIVWGFLRKQQGLPMFGSPTIAQLEDPAYRPGVVGMKKVDGA, encoded by the coding sequence ATGGACTGGATCACCGCCACCTTCTTCTCGATCCTCGCCGCCGGCTTCCTCGTCGGCATCGTGGTCGGGCTCACCGGCATGGGCGGCGGCGCCCTGATGACGCCCGCCCTGCTCTTCCTGGGCGTCGGGTCGCCCGCGGTGGTCGTCACCGCCGACCTCACGGCCGCTGCGATCTACAAGACCGGCGGCGCGATCGTGCACAAGCGCGAGGGCTCGCCCAACATGCAGCTCGCCAAGTGGCTGATGATCGGGTCGATCCCGATGGCGCTGCTCGGGCCCCACCTGGTGTCGTGGTTCACCGACGACATCGACGAGCTCAACCACGTGCTGATCATCTGCATCGGCTTCGCGCTGCTGCTCGCCGCAGCGACCTACGCCCTGCGGCTCTACGTCAACCTGCTCCGCGTCCGGTCCGGCCGCCACGCCACCGACGACAACCCCGCCGTCCGCGTGGTCCCGACGCTGCTCGTGGGCATGCTCGGCGGCCTGCTCGTCGGCGTCACCAGCGTCGGCTCCGGCTCGGTCATCATGATCGCGCTGCTCATGCTCTACCCCGGCCTGTCCGCGGTGAAGCTCGTCGGCACCGACCTCGTCCAGGCCGTGCCGCTGGTGCTCGCCGCGGCCATCTCCAACATCGCGCTCCACGGCATCGACTGGGGCATCCTCACCCCGCTCGTCATCGGCTCCGTCCCCGGCACCATCCTCGGCTCGCTGCTCGCGCCCCGGGTGCCGCAGTCGTTCATCCGCCGCGGCATCGTCGTCGTGCTCACCATGAGCGGCGTCGCGCTGCTCGACAAGTCCGGCTGGGCGCCGCTCGGCGTCGACGAGACGCACCCGATGCTCATCGCCGGCATCGGTCTCGCCGTGCTCGTGGTGCTGCCGATCGTCTGGGGCTTCCTGCGCAAGCAGCAGGGACTGCCGATGTTCGGCTCCCCGACGATCGCCCAGCTCGAGGACCCGGCCTACCGACCCGGCGTGGTCGGGATGAAGAAGGTCGACGGGGCCTGA
- a CDS encoding LacI family DNA-binding transcriptional regulator, whose translation MHDDETRPRIPLHLHSQFSPIADLAAALFWAIDRSGPRLPSRRDIARAAGVSEATVSRRFRDRRSTQDALVSRVVRARGATCPPGWAEDGWGRWIPRTDAEMTDARVWLTCLALAAYSPAAAEAVHATWASERPRLPRGDGGEEEVLRALVLGLVVVRAVEPAVTHEHAVALLRRALDALVPPA comes from the coding sequence ATGCACGACGACGAAACCCGCCCGCGGATACCGCTGCACCTCCACTCGCAGTTCTCGCCGATCGCGGACCTGGCGGCAGCGCTGTTCTGGGCGATCGACCGCTCAGGCCCCCGTCTGCCGTCGCGCCGTGACATCGCGCGAGCGGCAGGAGTGTCCGAGGCGACGGTGTCGCGGCGCTTCCGTGACCGTCGGAGCACCCAGGACGCCCTGGTCTCCCGAGTGGTCCGCGCCCGGGGAGCGACCTGTCCGCCCGGATGGGCGGAGGACGGCTGGGGGCGCTGGATCCCGCGAACCGACGCCGAGATGACGGACGCGCGAGTGTGGCTCACGTGCCTTGCCCTCGCGGCCTACTCGCCAGCCGCTGCCGAGGCGGTGCACGCGACATGGGCGAGCGAGCGGCCGCGGCTCCCCCGGGGAGACGGAGGGGAGGAGGAGGTCCTGCGCGCGCTGGTCCTGGGACTGGTGGTGGTGCGCGCCGTGGAGCCGGCGGTCACCCACGAACACGCGGTCGCCCTGCTGCGCCGCGCCCTCGACGCTCTGGTCCCTCCCGCGTGA
- a CDS encoding BKACE family enzyme: MASQIPADALLITVAPTGAETAKSDCPQLPTTPEEIARTAAECEAAGAAMIHLHVRDGEHAPTLDQALLREWVAAVRESSSLVVQLSTGGSVHDPLDERLKVLDAEPDSCSLTMGTTNFGDDVFLNPWPFVKDLYQLALSRGVAPEFELFDLGQVHALGRLIKEYGTPAGGKVHVDFVMGVPGGMPGTAPALVAGVNALPPAVTSWSATGIGRSTLAVAMASLSMGGHLRVGMEDVLTISRGVPVESNAQLVSRAVDLGRIAQRTPMTPAQCRELLGLS, from the coding sequence ATGGCCTCCCAGATCCCGGCAGACGCCCTGCTGATCACGGTCGCCCCCACCGGGGCCGAGACCGCGAAGTCCGACTGCCCACAGCTCCCCACCACCCCCGAGGAGATCGCCCGCACCGCCGCCGAGTGCGAGGCCGCCGGGGCGGCGATGATCCACCTCCACGTCCGTGACGGCGAGCACGCACCGACGCTCGACCAGGCGCTGTTGCGCGAGTGGGTCGCCGCGGTGCGGGAGAGCTCGTCGCTCGTCGTCCAGCTCTCCACGGGCGGCTCGGTCCACGACCCGCTCGACGAGCGGCTCAAGGTCCTCGACGCCGAGCCCGACTCGTGCTCGCTCACCATGGGCACCACCAACTTCGGCGACGACGTCTTCCTCAACCCGTGGCCGTTCGTGAAGGACCTCTACCAGCTCGCGCTCTCGCGCGGCGTCGCCCCCGAGTTCGAGCTCTTCGACCTCGGCCAGGTCCACGCCCTCGGCCGGCTGATCAAGGAGTACGGCACCCCCGCCGGCGGCAAGGTGCACGTCGACTTCGTGATGGGCGTCCCCGGCGGCATGCCCGGCACCGCCCCGGCGCTGGTCGCGGGCGTCAACGCCCTCCCGCCCGCGGTCACCTCCTGGTCCGCCACCGGCATCGGCCGCTCCACCCTCGCCGTCGCGATGGCCTCGCTGTCCATGGGCGGTCACCTGCGCGTCGGCATGGAGGACGTGCTGACGATCAGCCGCGGCGTACCGGTCGAGTCGAACGCCCAGCTCGTCTCCCGTGCCGTCGACCTCGGCCGGATCGCGCAGCGCACGCCGATGACCCCCGCGCAGTGCCGGGAGCTGCTCGGGCTGTCCTGA
- the dtd gene encoding D-aminoacyl-tRNA deacylase, whose translation MRAVIQRVLSASVRVDGEVVGAIDEPGLLVYLGVTHDDGPEQVAWTARKVWDLRLLREERSASDVGAPVLVVSQFTLYGDARKGRRPTWQAAAPGPVSEPVYDAVCAELERLGARVARGRFGADMRVESVNDGPITLVLDSP comes from the coding sequence ATGCGTGCGGTCATCCAGAGGGTCCTCTCCGCCAGCGTCCGGGTCGACGGGGAGGTGGTCGGCGCGATCGACGAGCCGGGCCTGCTGGTCTACCTCGGCGTCACCCACGACGACGGCCCCGAGCAGGTGGCGTGGACGGCGCGCAAGGTCTGGGACCTGCGGCTGCTGCGCGAGGAGCGCAGCGCGAGCGACGTCGGCGCGCCGGTGCTGGTGGTCAGCCAGTTCACGCTCTACGGCGACGCCCGCAAGGGCCGCCGCCCGACCTGGCAGGCGGCGGCGCCCGGCCCGGTGAGCGAGCCGGTGTACGACGCGGTGTGCGCCGAGCTCGAACGCCTCGGCGCCCGGGTCGCACGCGGGCGGTTCGGCGCGGACATGCGGGTGGAGAGCGTCAACGACGGCCCGATCACCCTCGTCCTCGACAGTCCCTAG
- a CDS encoding glycoside hydrolase family 16 protein translates to MRPHPPMLIAGLACLLTLAGCSGSDETASLPAYDTSDAVTVTVHPQLAANGEDTASADDADWVVDAQVDGVDAGTEVALWSEGEDGWEDVSDAETDDDGRVSLTTPVAGTLHVVVGDGDDAIGAKASTKDAPEVTFTDDFETDTVDEPGGFWDTRDQGFIGVRTCSRADESAAEVDDGVLRLSVLDDPDRGLCQPSGKRKKFDIRLNGHVGTEATYAFTYGYAAARIKTQAARGQHSAFWLQAAGGQLPGGPKKGGAEIDVMEYFGDDHPEGGLTSFTYFLDKAGRKQTVGGWLPDVEDLGDDWAEQYHVFSVEWTPKEYVFRIDGKVTQRLKGETSGRPEFLILSLLSSDYELPRFNGELPEHMDVDWARVWETGPKG, encoded by the coding sequence ATGCGACCCCATCCCCCCATGCTGATCGCCGGCCTCGCCTGCCTGCTCACCCTGGCCGGGTGCAGCGGGTCCGACGAGACCGCCAGCCTGCCCGCGTACGACACCAGCGACGCCGTCACGGTGACCGTGCACCCGCAGCTCGCCGCCAACGGCGAGGACACCGCGTCCGCCGACGACGCCGACTGGGTCGTCGACGCGCAGGTCGACGGCGTCGACGCCGGCACCGAGGTCGCGCTGTGGTCCGAGGGCGAGGACGGCTGGGAGGACGTCTCCGACGCCGAGACCGACGACGACGGCCGGGTCTCGCTCACCACCCCGGTCGCGGGCACCCTCCACGTCGTGGTCGGCGACGGCGACGACGCGATCGGCGCGAAGGCGTCGACGAAGGACGCGCCCGAGGTCACCTTCACCGACGACTTCGAGACCGACACCGTCGACGAGCCCGGCGGCTTCTGGGACACCCGCGACCAGGGCTTCATCGGCGTCCGCACCTGCTCGCGCGCCGACGAGTCGGCCGCGGAGGTCGACGACGGCGTGCTGCGGCTCAGCGTGCTCGACGACCCCGACCGCGGCCTGTGCCAGCCGTCGGGCAAGCGCAAGAAGTTTGACATCCGGCTCAACGGCCACGTCGGCACCGAGGCGACCTACGCCTTCACCTACGGCTACGCCGCCGCCCGGATCAAGACCCAGGCCGCCCGCGGCCAGCACTCCGCCTTCTGGCTGCAGGCCGCCGGCGGCCAGCTGCCCGGTGGGCCGAAGAAGGGCGGCGCCGAGATCGACGTCATGGAGTACTTCGGCGACGACCACCCCGAGGGCGGTCTCACCAGCTTCACCTACTTCCTCGACAAGGCCGGCCGCAAGCAGACCGTCGGCGGCTGGCTCCCCGACGTCGAGGACCTCGGCGACGACTGGGCCGAGCAGTACCACGTGTTCTCGGTCGAGTGGACGCCGAAGGAGTACGTCTTCCGCATCGACGGGAAGGTCACCCAGCGGCTGAAGGGCGAGACGTCCGGCAGGCCGGAGTTCCTCATCCTGAGCCTGCTCTCGTCCGACTACGAGCTGCCGCGCTTCAACGGCGAGCTGCCCGAGCACATGGACGTCGACTGGGCGCGGGTGTGGGAGACGGGGCCGAAGGGCTAG
- the cysD gene encoding sulfate adenylyltransferase subunit CysD: MTNTHADYQLSQLDQLEAESIHIFREVAAEFEKPVLMFSGGKDSIVMLRLAEKAFYPAKIPFPIMQVDTGLDFPEVMETRDNWVNRLGVRLVVASIDDAIANGVLVDDGKTSRNRMQTATLLNAIEENGFTAAFGGGRRDEEKARAKERVYSHRDEFGQWDPKMQRPELWSLYNGRLHAGEHMRIFPISNWTELDIWDYIGREGIEIPSIYFSHQRRVFERDGMLMTETPLNPMRDGESAEERTVRFRTCGDITLTGCVESTASTIDEIIAEVAAARVTERGATRGDDRFSEAAMEDRKKEGYF, from the coding sequence ATGACCAACACCCACGCCGACTACCAGCTGAGTCAGCTCGACCAGCTCGAGGCGGAGTCGATCCACATCTTCCGTGAGGTCGCCGCCGAGTTCGAGAAGCCGGTCCTGATGTTCTCCGGTGGCAAGGACTCCATCGTCATGCTCCGCCTCGCGGAGAAGGCCTTCTACCCCGCGAAGATCCCGTTCCCGATCATGCAGGTCGACACGGGCCTGGACTTCCCCGAGGTCATGGAGACCCGCGACAACTGGGTCAACCGCCTGGGCGTGCGGCTCGTGGTCGCCTCGATCGACGACGCGATCGCCAACGGCGTCCTCGTCGACGACGGCAAGACCAGCCGCAACCGCATGCAGACCGCGACCCTGCTCAACGCGATCGAGGAGAACGGCTTCACCGCCGCCTTCGGTGGCGGGCGCCGCGACGAGGAGAAAGCGCGCGCCAAGGAGCGGGTCTACTCCCACCGCGACGAGTTCGGCCAGTGGGACCCGAAGATGCAGCGCCCCGAGCTCTGGAGCCTCTACAACGGCCGCCTGCACGCCGGCGAGCACATGCGCATCTTCCCGATCTCCAACTGGACCGAGCTGGACATCTGGGACTACATCGGCCGCGAGGGCATCGAGATCCCCTCGATCTACTTCAGCCACCAGCGCCGCGTCTTCGAGCGCGACGGCATGCTGATGACCGAGACGCCGCTCAACCCGATGCGCGACGGCGAGAGCGCCGAGGAGCGCACGGTGCGCTTCCGCACCTGCGGCGACATCACCCTGACGGGCTGCGTGGAGTCCACCGCCAGCACCATCGACGAGATCATCGCCGAGGTCGCGGCCGCCCGGGTCACCGAGCGCGGCGCGACCCGCGGTGACGACCGATTCTCCGAGGCGGCCATGGAAGACCGCAAGAAGGAAGGCTACTTCTGA
- a CDS encoding sulfate adenylyltransferase subunit 1, giving the protein MGATDGQMDLLRFATAGSVDDGKSTLIGRLLFDSKSIFADQLEAVEKTSTDKGHGYVDLSLLTDGLRSEREQGITIDVAYRYFATPTRKFIIADTPGHVQYTRNMVTGASTADLGLVLVDARHGLTEQSRRHAVLLSLLRVPHLVLCINKMDLVDWSEETYERIHAEFTQFATKLNIPDLEVIPISALNGDNVVDRSENTPWYHGPTLMHHLEHVHVASDRDLVDTRFPVQYVVRPKSDEHHDYRGYAGQVAGGVLKKGDEVIVLPSGMTSKIEGIDLFDQQVDEAFPPMSVTVRLEDDVDVSRGDMIARVKNAPKPSQDIDAMVCWMTNEPLRPRQKLAIKHTTRTGRAMVKDIQYRLDVNSLHRDQEAGELGLNEIGRVQLRTTVPLLCDPYSKNRTTGSFILIDEATGVTVGAGMINSGS; this is encoded by the coding sequence ATGGGCGCCACCGATGGCCAGATGGACCTGCTCCGCTTCGCGACCGCAGGCTCCGTCGACGACGGCAAGTCGACCCTGATCGGTCGCCTGCTCTTCGACTCCAAGTCGATCTTCGCCGACCAGCTCGAGGCCGTGGAGAAGACCTCCACCGACAAGGGCCACGGCTACGTCGACCTCTCGCTGCTGACCGACGGCCTGCGCTCCGAGCGCGAGCAGGGCATCACGATCGACGTCGCCTACCGCTACTTCGCCACGCCCACCCGCAAGTTCATCATCGCGGACACCCCGGGCCACGTGCAGTACACCCGCAACATGGTCACCGGCGCCTCGACCGCCGACCTCGGCCTGGTGCTGGTCGACGCCCGCCACGGGCTGACCGAGCAGTCGCGCCGCCACGCGGTGCTGCTGTCGCTGCTGCGCGTGCCGCACCTGGTGCTCTGCATCAACAAGATGGACCTGGTCGACTGGTCGGAGGAGACCTACGAGCGGATCCACGCGGAGTTCACCCAGTTCGCGACGAAGCTCAACATCCCCGACCTCGAGGTCATCCCGATCTCCGCGCTCAACGGCGACAACGTCGTCGACCGCTCGGAGAACACGCCGTGGTACCACGGGCCGACGCTCATGCACCACCTCGAGCACGTGCACGTGGCCTCCGACCGCGACCTCGTCGACACCCGCTTCCCCGTGCAGTACGTCGTGCGGCCGAAGTCGGACGAGCACCACGACTACCGCGGCTACGCCGGCCAGGTCGCCGGCGGCGTGCTGAAGAAGGGCGACGAGGTCATCGTCCTCCCCTCCGGCATGACGTCGAAGATCGAGGGCATCGACCTGTTCGACCAGCAGGTCGACGAGGCGTTCCCGCCGATGTCGGTGACCGTCCGGCTCGAGGACGACGTCGACGTCTCGCGCGGCGACATGATCGCCCGCGTGAAGAACGCGCCGAAGCCCAGCCAGGACATCGACGCGATGGTCTGCTGGATGACCAACGAGCCGCTGCGCCCGCGCCAGAAGCTCGCCATCAAGCACACCACCCGCACGGGTCGCGCGATGGTCAAGGACATCCAGTACCGCCTCGACGTGAACTCGCTGCACCGCGACCAGGAGGCCGGCGAGCTCGGGCTCAACGAGATCGGCCGCGTCCAGCTGCGCACCACCGTGCCGCTGCTGTGCGACCCGTACTCGAAGAACCGCACCACGGGCTCGTTCATCCTGATCGACGAGGCCACCGGCGTCACCGTCGGCGCCGGCATGATCAACAGCGGCAGCTGA
- a CDS encoding sensor histidine kinase — MPDTDGLWRLTMEHSPVGMALVSPEGEFLTANIALCDMLGYTSEELLALTFQAITHADDRASDARLLARAMSGEVSSFRVTKRYLRADGSVLVGDLSATLVRDDHGNPLHLIAQIVDLTERQAFVERLDAAEAEVESEQAWTGAILDSVSIGLVLLGADGVYQAHNGFHDRFLALAYPEGHGGVAGQSGFLFDAEQGRRLTREELPSVRALAGEEFDGLLVWVGEDPLSRRAVSISARPVRDRAGDFAGAVLAYHDITDLQRATRVKDDFVASVSHELRTPLTAALAYLELLDYTSGLPVDVHEHIGAARRNMMRLSHLVADLLFAVRATSGSPLVDPYRVDLASVVSEAVDAAGVAADARGVRIEADLTEPLVAVVDGLRLRQALDNLLANAVTYAQRDGLVRVALVVGEHGVELTVSDDGDGLEEAELRQMFARFFRGSNARARQVPGAGLGLSIVRTIVEAHGGEVTATSAPGQGTTVRVVLPR, encoded by the coding sequence GTGCCCGACACCGACGGCTTGTGGCGCCTCACGATGGAGCACTCGCCGGTCGGGATGGCGCTGGTGTCGCCGGAGGGGGAGTTCCTCACGGCCAACATCGCGCTCTGCGACATGCTGGGCTACACGAGCGAGGAGCTCCTCGCGCTCACCTTCCAGGCGATCACCCACGCCGACGACAGGGCGTCCGACGCCCGGCTGCTCGCCCGGGCGATGTCGGGCGAGGTCAGCTCCTTCCGGGTGACCAAGCGCTACCTCCGCGCCGACGGGTCGGTCCTCGTCGGCGACCTCTCCGCCACCCTCGTCCGCGACGACCACGGCAACCCGCTCCACCTCATCGCCCAGATCGTCGACCTCACCGAGCGACAGGCGTTCGTCGAGCGTCTCGACGCAGCCGAGGCCGAGGTCGAGTCGGAGCAGGCATGGACCGGCGCGATCCTCGACAGCGTGTCGATCGGGCTGGTGCTGCTCGGCGCCGACGGCGTCTACCAGGCGCACAACGGGTTCCACGACCGCTTCCTCGCCCTCGCCTACCCCGAGGGGCATGGCGGCGTCGCCGGCCAGAGCGGGTTCCTCTTCGACGCCGAGCAGGGCCGGCGGCTGACCCGCGAGGAGCTGCCGTCGGTGCGCGCACTGGCGGGGGAGGAGTTCGACGGCCTGCTGGTGTGGGTCGGCGAGGACCCGCTCTCGCGCCGCGCCGTGTCGATCAGCGCCCGGCCGGTCCGCGACCGCGCCGGCGACTTCGCCGGCGCGGTGCTGGCCTACCACGACATCACCGACCTGCAGCGGGCCACGCGCGTCAAGGACGACTTCGTCGCGTCCGTGTCCCACGAGCTGCGTACGCCCCTCACCGCGGCGCTGGCCTACCTCGAGCTGCTCGACTACACCTCGGGCCTGCCCGTCGACGTCCACGAGCACATCGGCGCCGCCCGCCGCAACATGATGCGCCTCTCGCACCTCGTGGCAGACCTGCTGTTCGCCGTGCGCGCGACGTCCGGGTCGCCGCTCGTCGACCCCTACCGGGTCGACCTGGCGTCCGTCGTCTCGGAGGCGGTCGACGCGGCGGGCGTCGCCGCCGACGCGCGCGGGGTGAGGATCGAGGCCGACCTGACCGAGCCGCTGGTCGCGGTGGTCGACGGGCTGCGCCTGCGTCAGGCGCTCGACAACCTGCTCGCCAACGCCGTGACGTACGCCCAGCGCGACGGGCTCGTGCGGGTCGCGCTCGTGGTCGGCGAGCACGGCGTCGAGCTCACGGTCTCCGACGACGGCGACGGCCTCGAGGAGGCGGAGCTGCGGCAGATGTTCGCCCGGTTCTTCCGCGGCTCCAACGCCCGTGCGCGCCAGGTGCCGGGCGCCGGGCTGGGGCTCAGCATCGTCCGCACCATCGTCGAGGCCCACGGCGGCGAGGTCACCGCGACCAGCGCGCCCGGGCAGGGCACGACGGTGCGGGTGGTCCTGCCGCGCTGA